In one window of Aphidius gifuensis isolate YNYX2018 linkage group LG4, ASM1490517v1, whole genome shotgun sequence DNA:
- the LOC122854192 gene encoding uncharacterized protein LOC122854192 isoform X2 encodes MLRRGLTSCVTHTNLMLSNKSKQDKFFDKNIAYESDYYYRQDKELLELLRKKTQDEVRSMKNKVRSMQHKIEVYNRDIDETMRFLNNLDKDIELKNKKT; translated from the exons ATGCTGCGTCGAGGATTAACAAGTTGTGTAACTCACACCAACTt GATGTTAAGCAACAAAAGTaaacaagataaatttttcgataaaaatattgccTACGAGAGTGACTATTACTACAGACAg GACAAAGAACTACTTGAATTATTACGTAAAAAAACCCAAGATGAAGTTAgaagtatgaaaaataaagttcGTTCAATGCAACATAAAATTGAAGTGTACAATCGTGACATTGACGAAACAATGAGATTTCTAAATAATCTTGATAAagatattgaattaaaaaataaaaaaacctaa
- the LOC122854192 gene encoding uncharacterized protein LOC122854192 isoform X1: protein MLRRGLTSCVTHTNFFRMLSNKSKQDKFFDKNIAYESDYYYRQDKELLELLRKKTQDEVRSMKNKVRSMQHKIEVYNRDIDETMRFLNNLDKDIELKNKKT from the exons ATGCTGCGTCGAGGATTAACAAGTTGTGTAACTCACACCAACTt TTTTAGGATGTTAAGCAACAAAAGTaaacaagataaatttttcgataaaaatattgccTACGAGAGTGACTATTACTACAGACAg GACAAAGAACTACTTGAATTATTACGTAAAAAAACCCAAGATGAAGTTAgaagtatgaaaaataaagttcGTTCAATGCAACATAAAATTGAAGTGTACAATCGTGACATTGACGAAACAATGAGATTTCTAAATAATCTTGATAAagatattgaattaaaaaataaaaaaacctaa
- the LOC122854191 gene encoding ATPase inhibitor mai-2, mitochondrial-like, translating to MQRAATIISRQMASLSQVRMAGEAGSGAGKGGGGGGSIRSAGGSFGKMEAAHEDQYFYNQQKQQLQNIRDGLHDEISFHEEQIKRHQEAIARHKERIGNMEKK from the exons ATGCAACGTGCTGCAACAATAATTTCTCGCCAAATGGCATCATTgag cCAAGTCAGAATGGCTGGTGAAGCTGGATCTGGTGCTGGTAaaggaggtggtggtggtggttcaATTCGTTCAGCTGGTGGATCATTTGGTAAAATGGAAGCTGCTCATGAAGATCAGTATTTTTACAATCAg caaaaacAACAACTTCAAAATATTCGTGATGGACTTCATGATGAAATATCATTTCATGAGGAACAAATAAAACGTCACCAAGAAGCTATCGCCCGTCACAAGGAAAGAATTGGcaacatggaaaaaaaataa
- the LOC122854193 gene encoding uncharacterized protein LOC122854193, producing MEIDTSEEVADNCPTITINDFARHEQIVVDIEDVEDVEDDDDDNDIPKKSKDAYLRTYNNLQTWKKSNNITGWSEDVLLLYFEDVKKIYSPITLKAIFTRLKITIKKYHTIDIGHYEQVMHFLKQNELGYKPKKSSVFKVNEIKKFIDTAPDYLYLAHKVGMILGVTGVCRGTDLWALELKNIKYFGNNKLTITLFNKVNQTNRVFTHKGVWSNNIKKYVDLRPQNTDTSRLFLNYQHGKCTKQPIGKNKISKWPCQIAKFLKLEKPEMYTGHGIRSTSTSLFAKRIKHIGSQKNSKIACIQSSTGKRNSFSSPTSPTSPTTSSSNIYQKIVVQTTPVVKDENLKINETITNTNIDSLDVDPLNISDLTPPTPTPSSSSSSSQCHDNFSTSIPTSQETNYHFSKCNNYFSDETNREESNTLNDNQLIKLISSAELTEIKDELCDDITIIENDNNSSENIVNTLSTNCSEKIDEIQNNVTTIKKTTQSLINDIITDKQTNKNDDDDNNYAKKEHEIKLKILNLQLERAEIQLQTARNDLNYSEINIKLIKAKANNYSL from the exons atggagATTGACACAAGTGAAGAAGTAGCTGACAATTGTCCAACAATAACCATCAATGATTTTGCTCGACACGAACAGATAGTCGTGGACATTGAGGATGTTGAGGATGttgaggatgatgatgatgataatgatataccaaaaaaatcaaaggatGCATATTTAAGAACatacaataatttacaaacgtggaaaaaatcaaataacatCACAGGTTGGTCAGAAGATGTGTTACTATTGTATTTTgaagatgttaaaaaaatatattcaccaATTACACTGAAAGCAATATTTACTAGActcaaaataacaattaaaaaatatcatacaaTTGACATTGGTCATTATGAACAAGTcatgcattttttaaaacaaaatgaactAGGCTATAAGccaaaaaaatcatcagtttttaaagtaaatgaaattaaaaaattcattgacacAGCTCcagattatttatatttagctCATAAA gTTGGAATGATATTGGGTGTAACTGGTGTTTGTCGAGGAACTGATTTATGGGCATTAgaacttaaaaatataaaatattttggaaataataaattaacaataacactATTCAACAAGGTAAATCAAACTAATCGTGTGTTTACACACAAAGGAGTATGGAgtaacaacattaaaaaatatgttgactTACGTCCACAAAATACAGATACatcaagattatttttaaattatcaacatggAAAATGCACAAAGCAACcaattggtaaaaataaaatttccaagtGGCCATGTCAAATAGCTAAATtcttaaaattagaaaaaccaGAAATGTATACAGGACATGGTATTCGTTCAACAAGTACTTCGTTATTTGCAAAACGTATTAAACAtattggaagccaaaaaaattctaaaatagcTTGTATTCAAAGTTCTACTGGAAAACGTAATTCTTTTTCATCACCAACATCACCAACATCACCAacgacatcatcatcaaatatttatcaaaaaattgttgtacaAACAACACCAGTTGTTAAGGATGagaatctaaaaattaatgaaacaaTTACCAACACAAATATTGACAGTCTAGATGTTGATCCATTAAATATAAGTGATTTaacaccaccaacaccaacaccatcatcatcgtcatcatcatcacaatgtcatgataatttttcaacatcaatACCAACTTCACAAGAAACAAATTATCACTTTTCAAAGTGCAATAATTACTTTTCTGATGAAACAAATAGAGAAGAGTCAAATACTTTGAatgataatcaattaataaaattaatatcttcaGCAGAATTAACAGAAATCAAAGATGAGCTTTGTGATGatattacaattattgaaaatgataataattcatcagaAAATATCGTAAATActttatcaacaaattgttctgaaaaaattgatgaaattcaaaataatgttacgacaattaaaaaaacaacacaatcattaataaatgatataataactgacaaacaaacaaataaaaatgatgatgatgataataattatgccAAAAAAGagcatgaaataaaattaaaaattttaaatcttcaGCTTGAAAGAGCTGAAATTCAATTGCAAACAGCACgtaatgatttaaattattcagaaATTAATATCAAGCTAATTAAAGCCAAggctaataattattcattgtaa